A section of the Tepidisphaeraceae bacterium genome encodes:
- the dnaK gene encoding molecular chaperone DnaK: MAKIIGIDLGTTNSCVAVMEGDQPKVLINAQGSRITPSVVAFTEKGDRLIGTTAKHQQVTNPTNTIFSIKRFMGRRHSEVAQEEKMVPYTVTGGSEELVKVNVRGKDYTPEQISSFILADLKKTAEDYLGEKVTEAVITVPAYFNDAQRKATKDAGEIAGLNVLRVLPEPTAAALAYGLDRKKNEKILVFDLGGGTFDVSILDVGDGVFEVLSINGDTHLGGDDFDEVLINYIAEEFRKKEGIDLRKDPMALQRLKEASEKAKIELSGAQETTINLPFITADQSGPKHLQLTLTRSKFEQLIQPLVDKCRKPVLDALKDAGLAATAIDEVVLVGGSTRVPMVQKMVKDLFAGKEPNRSVNPDEVVAIGAAIQGGIAKGDVKDILVLDATPLSLGVETLGGVMTVLIARNTTIPTSKKETFSTASDNQTAVTINVLQGEREFAKDNRLLGTFNLADIPPAPRGLPQIEVTFNIDVNGILNVSAKDLGTGKESKITVQNSGGLSKEEIDKMKADADVHAAEDKKRREVIDLKNQGESLAYQTEKALKDYGEKVEAGTRGEIESALSGLRENLKGDDGDAIKKSMENVQKVSHKLAEEMYKSQVGAAGADASPDAAPEAQADRGTTGGDAKKDDDVIDAEFEVKDNK, encoded by the coding sequence ATGGCAAAAATCATTGGTATCGACTTAGGCACGACGAACAGCTGCGTGGCGGTTATGGAAGGTGACCAGCCCAAGGTGCTGATCAACGCACAGGGCAGCCGCATCACGCCGTCGGTCGTGGCGTTCACGGAAAAGGGAGATCGGCTGATCGGCACGACCGCCAAGCATCAGCAGGTCACCAACCCGACCAACACGATCTTCAGCATCAAGCGCTTCATGGGCCGCCGGCACAGCGAGGTGGCGCAGGAAGAGAAGATGGTGCCCTACACCGTCACGGGTGGCAGCGAAGAGCTCGTGAAGGTTAACGTGCGCGGCAAGGACTACACCCCCGAGCAGATCAGCAGCTTCATCCTTGCCGACCTGAAGAAGACGGCTGAGGACTACCTCGGTGAGAAGGTGACGGAAGCCGTCATCACCGTGCCCGCGTACTTCAACGACGCGCAGCGCAAGGCGACCAAGGACGCCGGTGAGATCGCCGGGTTGAACGTCCTTCGCGTACTGCCCGAACCGACGGCTGCGGCGCTGGCCTACGGGCTGGACCGCAAGAAGAACGAGAAGATCCTCGTGTTCGACTTGGGTGGTGGCACGTTCGACGTGAGCATCTTGGACGTCGGTGACGGCGTCTTCGAAGTGCTGTCGATCAACGGCGACACCCACTTGGGTGGCGACGACTTCGACGAAGTCCTGATCAACTACATCGCAGAAGAGTTCCGCAAGAAGGAAGGCATCGACCTCCGCAAGGACCCGATGGCGCTCCAGCGCCTGAAGGAAGCCAGCGAGAAGGCCAAGATCGAGCTGAGCGGCGCGCAGGAGACCACGATCAACCTGCCGTTCATCACCGCCGACCAGAGCGGACCGAAGCATTTGCAGCTGACGCTGACGCGCAGCAAGTTCGAGCAGCTGATTCAGCCGCTCGTCGACAAGTGCCGCAAGCCGGTGCTGGACGCCCTGAAGGACGCCGGCCTGGCCGCGACTGCGATCGATGAGGTCGTGCTGGTCGGTGGCAGCACCCGCGTGCCGATGGTGCAGAAGATGGTCAAGGACCTCTTCGCGGGCAAGGAGCCCAATCGCTCGGTGAACCCGGACGAAGTGGTGGCCATCGGTGCCGCCATTCAGGGTGGCATCGCCAAGGGTGACGTGAAGGACATCCTGGTGCTCGACGCGACGCCGCTCAGCCTGGGCGTCGAAACGTTGGGCGGCGTGATGACCGTGCTGATCGCACGCAACACGACGATCCCCACGAGCAAGAAGGAAACCTTCAGCACGGCCAGCGACAACCAGACGGCCGTCACGATCAACGTGCTGCAGGGCGAGCGCGAGTTCGCGAAAGACAACCGTCTGCTCGGCACGTTCAACCTTGCCGACATCCCACCGGCGCCGCGCGGTTTGCCGCAGATCGAGGTGACGTTCAACATCGACGTGAACGGCATCCTCAACGTCTCGGCCAAGGACCTCGGCACCGGCAAGGAGTCGAAGATCACCGTGCAGAACAGCGGTGGCCTGAGCAAGGAAGAGATCGACAAGATGAAGGCCGACGCCGACGTCCACGCCGCCGAGGACAAGAAGCGGCGTGAGGTGATCGACCTGAAGAACCAGGGTGAATCGCTCGCCTACCAGACCGAGAAGGCGTTGAAGGACTACGGCGAGAAGGTCGAAGCCGGCACGCGCGGCGAGATCGAGTCGGCGTTGTCCGGCCTTCGCGAAAACCTGAAGGGCGACGACGGCGACGCGATTAAGAAGTCGATGGAGAACGTCCAGAAGGTCAGCCACAAGCTGGCCGAGGAGATGTACAAGTCCCAGGTCGGCGCCGCCGGTGCTGACGCATCCCCGGACGCCGCCCCCGAAGCCCAAGCCGACCGCGGCACGACCGGTGGCGATGCGAAGAAGGACGACGACGTCATCGACGCTGAATTCGAAGTGAAGGACAACAAGTAG
- a CDS encoding PEP-CTERM sorting domain-containing protein, with product MLQNLKALSAIVVAAVGLTIPGTEASAAVIASYDFNATPSPRAASRDTEPNSVAGSFVTAGGGTISSGSNSAIQTYASITSQDANAAITNNDYFGFTVTPTVDYRMDLTNLTFESLTRFNSGTGTDVGFFVRSSVDAFASDIASFSQSAGIANASVQRDVQLTAAAFQGLTTATEFRIYFYETVSSTESSDAFRVDNVVLNGTVAAVPEPASLGIAMIGGLALLARRR from the coding sequence ATGCTCCAGAATTTGAAGGCATTGTCGGCGATCGTAGTGGCGGCCGTGGGTTTGACGATCCCAGGGACAGAGGCGTCGGCGGCAGTCATTGCGTCTTACGACTTCAACGCGACGCCATCTCCGCGAGCGGCCAGTCGCGACACGGAGCCGAACTCCGTCGCTGGGAGTTTCGTTACTGCGGGAGGCGGAACGATCTCATCGGGATCGAACAGCGCCATCCAGACCTACGCCAGCATCACCTCGCAGGATGCCAACGCCGCGATTACCAATAACGATTATTTCGGCTTTACCGTCACGCCCACCGTCGACTACCGGATGGACCTCACGAACCTGACGTTCGAATCGCTAACGCGGTTTAATAGCGGTACTGGCACCGACGTGGGCTTCTTCGTGCGTAGCAGCGTCGATGCGTTCGCCAGCGATATCGCTTCGTTCAGCCAGTCGGCAGGAATAGCGAACGCCAGCGTCCAGCGTGATGTCCAGTTGACGGCAGCGGCGTTTCAGGGCCTGACGACCGCCACCGAGTTCCGCATCTACTTCTATGAGACCGTCAGCAGCACGGAGAGCAGCGACGCCTTCCGCGTCGACAATGTCGTCTTGAACGGTACCGTTGCCGCAGTGCCCGAACCGGCCAGCCTCGGTATCGCGATGATCGGCGGCCTTGCGCTGCTCGCCCGACGACGCTAA
- a CDS encoding AraC family transcriptional regulator has protein sequence MTKKGLSNSDVQRAEAYRASLIGAEGLGCRLLWAYVGPVPAQYLEAPYQPVATKAWFIQRGSVRLRQYAGDTHARAGQWFFPGDECGWQSFSSDARIVSIHYVVAWADGTPLCAHDRPLAFDAADHPVLARRAKALVTASVGIADVPRLDRKPFAPAPADHFRLQQHLHGWLAEYSQTMERLGYAPQMRPKQESTIADVLDWVDAHPLNKPLRERDVAARFDMTVARLNRLFVQAVRATPSKRFDARRREYAVTAIEYGQEQMKSIALKLGFSSPPHFTRWFRRQTGKSPTDYRIERERAG, from the coding sequence ATGACGAAAAAAGGCCTTTCCAACTCCGATGTTCAGCGGGCCGAGGCCTATCGGGCGAGCCTTATCGGTGCCGAGGGCTTGGGGTGCCGCTTGTTATGGGCGTACGTTGGCCCCGTACCTGCGCAGTATCTCGAAGCCCCTTACCAACCGGTTGCGACGAAGGCGTGGTTTATCCAGCGCGGTAGCGTGCGATTGCGCCAGTACGCTGGCGACACGCACGCTCGAGCCGGGCAGTGGTTCTTCCCCGGTGATGAATGCGGCTGGCAGTCGTTCTCGTCCGATGCCCGGATCGTCTCGATTCACTACGTGGTGGCATGGGCCGACGGCACCCCGCTCTGCGCGCACGACCGCCCCCTCGCGTTCGATGCCGCCGACCACCCCGTGCTTGCCAGGCGTGCGAAGGCCCTCGTCACCGCCTCCGTGGGCATCGCCGACGTGCCCCGGCTCGACCGAAAGCCCTTCGCCCCCGCCCCGGCCGATCACTTCCGGTTGCAGCAGCATTTGCATGGGTGGTTGGCCGAATACAGTCAGACGATGGAGCGGTTGGGATACGCGCCACAGATGCGTCCCAAGCAAGAGTCGACGATCGCCGACGTGCTGGACTGGGTCGACGCTCATCCGTTAAACAAACCCCTCCGCGAGCGCGACGTCGCAGCGCGCTTCGACATGACGGTGGCCCGATTGAACCGCCTCTTCGTCCAGGCCGTCCGAGCGACCCCCAGCAAGCGCTTCGACGCCCGGCGGCGCGAGTACGCGGTGACCGCGATCGAATACGGGCAGGAGCAGATGAAATCGATCGCGCTAAAGCTCGGTTTCAGTTCGCCGCCGCACTTCACGCGTTGGTTCCGCAGGCAGACGGGAAAGTCGCCGACCGACTATCGCATCGAGCGGGAACGTGCGGGATGA
- a CDS encoding AraC family transcriptional regulator, which translates to MESPKPLPYPSRAFLLKNGANSPIGRVAWAGFDDDATGQLNRQMRPYGAYALVYVLLGTGEYVDARDRRVMLKPGSLILTFPDVARRYGNRQTLTGWREFYIVFDGPIFDLWRQRGMLDDTNPVRQLEPINYWVRRLKQVALQKGEGQRQVLDRVCALQTLLSEIHDYDRQQSLGKDDRAWLARAYELLDRIDLKERPDYSPLLEALDLSYAGFRSRFTRLSGQSPGRYLADVQIRAACDLLEKTPRKLRQVARECGFTDEFHLSRRFKQLVGLTPRDFRKRAHRND; encoded by the coding sequence ATGGAATCGCCCAAGCCACTACCGTATCCCAGCCGAGCGTTTCTGCTGAAGAATGGCGCGAACAGCCCGATCGGGCGCGTGGCCTGGGCCGGCTTCGACGACGACGCGACCGGGCAGTTGAATCGGCAGATGCGGCCGTACGGGGCGTACGCGCTGGTCTACGTATTGTTGGGGACGGGCGAGTACGTTGACGCCCGCGACCGCCGCGTGATGCTGAAGCCCGGCAGCCTGATTCTCACGTTTCCCGACGTCGCCCGACGTTATGGCAACCGCCAGACGCTGACCGGATGGCGCGAGTTCTACATCGTCTTCGACGGGCCCATCTTCGACCTCTGGCGCCAGCGTGGAATGCTGGACGACACCAATCCCGTCCGCCAACTGGAGCCGATCAACTACTGGGTTCGACGGCTGAAGCAGGTCGCGTTGCAGAAAGGCGAGGGCCAGCGCCAGGTGCTGGATCGGGTGTGCGCGCTGCAGACACTGCTCTCCGAGATCCACGACTACGACCGGCAGCAGTCGCTTGGCAAAGATGACCGTGCCTGGCTTGCCCGTGCGTACGAATTGCTGGACCGGATCGACCTGAAGGAGCGTCCGGACTATTCGCCTCTTCTGGAGGCGCTGGACCTCTCGTACGCCGGCTTTCGCAGCCGCTTTACCCGTCTTTCCGGGCAGTCGCCGGGGCGATACCTCGCCGACGTGCAGATCCGGGCGGCGTGCGACTTATTGGAAAAGACGCCACGGAAACTGCGCCAAGTGGCGCGCGAGTGCGGCTTCACCGACGAATTTCACCTTAGCCGCCGGTTCAAGCAGCTCGTCGGCCTCACGCCGCGCGATTTCCGCAAGCGCGCCCATCGAAACGACTAA
- a CDS encoding PEP-CTERM sorting domain-containing protein: MSLKFALALGLSSLAFATVTNAAVLENNPWPSWTGTQPGTDANGNAWTVYVASNGDADQSLNSPASWSTPMIWNGTRNGYRNPADEWNTPEGFNANRTYGAGSDKGPGFLINTDQAGTYSFTGSFVSNGGDPVTLQFSLYTPSTGTVTPLGNVTYNWSSSAQTVSLASTSGIQNFDVADDQLIAVNVAAPSSGGWVGGDLTGITLELNALASVPEPSSLGLVGLGALGALRRKRA, encoded by the coding sequence ATGTCGCTGAAGTTCGCTCTCGCTCTGGGTCTGTCGAGCCTCGCCTTTGCCACCGTCACCAACGCCGCGGTTCTGGAGAACAATCCGTGGCCGTCGTGGACTGGGACTCAGCCCGGCACCGATGCAAACGGGAACGCCTGGACGGTATACGTGGCCAGCAACGGCGACGCAGATCAGTCGCTGAACTCGCCGGCGTCATGGTCGACACCGATGATCTGGAACGGCACCCGCAACGGATACCGCAACCCCGCCGATGAATGGAACACTCCTGAGGGCTTCAACGCCAACCGCACCTACGGCGCGGGTAGCGACAAGGGGCCCGGCTTCCTGATTAACACTGACCAGGCAGGAACCTATTCGTTCACTGGCAGCTTCGTCAGCAATGGCGGCGACCCGGTCACGCTGCAGTTCAGCCTGTACACGCCCTCCACAGGGACCGTGACCCCGCTTGGCAACGTGACATACAACTGGAGCAGTTCGGCTCAAACGGTGTCGCTCGCCAGCACCTCCGGCATCCAGAACTTCGATGTGGCCGACGATCAGCTGATCGCGGTGAACGTCGCGGCACCCAGCAGTGGCGGCTGGGTCGGTGGCGACCTGACCGGCATCACGCTTGAGCTCAACGCGCTGGCCAGCGTCCCCGAACCAAGTTCACTGGGACTGGTCGGACTCGGCGCGCTCGGCGCGCTTCGTCGCAAGCGCGCCTAA
- a CDS encoding ferritin-like domain-containing protein, which produces MGLFSESLNNFDDLMTHQLEDVYDAEHQIMEALPKMADAASSSDLKNAFNTHLMETREQAKRLEQVFQLLGKEPKRTTCPAMKGLIKEGSETINASGDPKVKDAALIASAQRVEHYEIAAYGTLRTLARQAGLNDAATIFQKTLDEEGNTDKKLTKLAESHINAEAAMRA; this is translated from the coding sequence ATGGGCCTGTTTAGCGAAAGCCTTAACAATTTCGACGATCTAATGACCCACCAGCTCGAGGACGTGTATGACGCCGAGCATCAGATCATGGAAGCCCTGCCGAAGATGGCCGACGCCGCCAGCTCGTCGGACCTGAAGAACGCGTTCAACACGCACCTGATGGAAACGCGCGAGCAGGCCAAGCGGCTTGAGCAGGTGTTCCAGCTACTCGGCAAGGAACCGAAGCGCACGACCTGTCCGGCGATGAAGGGCCTGATCAAGGAAGGCAGCGAGACGATCAACGCCAGCGGCGACCCGAAGGTGAAGGACGCAGCGCTCATCGCCAGCGCCCAGCGCGTCGAACACTACGAGATTGCCGCCTACGGCACCCTGCGTACGCTCGCCCGTCAAGCCGGCCTGAACGACGCCGCCACGATTTTCCAGAAGACGCTGGACGAGGAAGGCAACACGGATAAGAAGCTGACGAAGCTCGCCGAGTCGCACATTAATGCCGAAGCGGCGATGCGGGCGTAA
- a CDS encoding carbonic anhydrase, with product MHQSNRARLIATLTMVAVLSPFIGRTAIAADDHGHAPATHAPAVPAVAVDAAHAHPASDDHAAPATAHHSSTVTVSPVAPAAHSEHRSIPADEALGMLAAGNARFASGTPSRPNQSAARLCETFVGGQHPYAAVLSCADSRVPVELVFDAGIGDLFVVRVAGNVADEDETGTLEYGVEHLGITAVVVIGHSKCGAVTAVVDGAHVTPSIAKLVDNIVPAAEEARRATPVLTGGPLVARAIRANVRRATVELTERSPLLAEYVKSGKLKIIGGVYDIHTGQVDWLDAPPVPTAIAPANGAMSDVKPMAAPAYPSVKPTAHPAPQPHAAQAKSHPVSHAAPQAHNAAHATAVDPHAPTAAGDGAVTAGSKDNLWILGACLATGGAVSYGLIYLLHGRRAPATA from the coding sequence ATGCACCAGTCAAACCGCGCACGCCTGATCGCTACGCTCACGATGGTGGCGGTTCTTTCGCCGTTTATCGGACGGACGGCGATCGCCGCGGATGACCATGGGCATGCGCCCGCGACACATGCGCCCGCGGTGCCCGCCGTGGCTGTGGATGCGGCGCACGCGCATCCCGCGTCTGACGATCACGCCGCGCCTGCTACGGCTCATCACTCATCGACAGTCACGGTTTCGCCTGTGGCGCCGGCGGCTCATTCGGAACATAGGTCGATACCTGCCGACGAAGCCTTGGGCATGCTTGCTGCGGGCAACGCACGGTTCGCCAGTGGCACGCCATCGCGGCCGAACCAGTCTGCGGCGCGGTTGTGCGAAACGTTCGTCGGTGGGCAGCATCCGTACGCGGCCGTGCTGTCGTGCGCCGATAGCCGGGTGCCGGTCGAGCTTGTGTTCGACGCGGGCATCGGCGACCTGTTCGTCGTGCGCGTGGCGGGCAACGTGGCCGATGAAGACGAGACCGGCACGCTGGAGTACGGCGTCGAGCACCTGGGCATCACCGCGGTCGTGGTCATCGGTCACAGCAAGTGCGGCGCGGTGACAGCCGTCGTCGACGGCGCGCACGTCACGCCGAGCATTGCCAAGCTCGTGGACAACATCGTCCCCGCCGCCGAAGAGGCGCGCCGGGCGACGCCGGTGCTAACCGGTGGGCCATTGGTGGCCCGCGCTATTCGCGCCAACGTCCGCCGGGCGACGGTGGAACTGACCGAACGCAGCCCACTTCTGGCCGAGTACGTGAAGTCGGGCAAGCTGAAGATCATCGGCGGGGTGTACGACATTCACACCGGACAGGTCGATTGGCTGGATGCCCCGCCAGTGCCGACCGCGATCGCACCCGCGAATGGCGCGATGTCGGACGTGAAGCCGATGGCCGCGCCCGCGTATCCAAGCGTGAAGCCCACTGCTCATCCTGCCCCCCAACCACATGCGGCCCAGGCCAAGTCGCATCCTGTTTCGCACGCGGCTCCACAGGCCCATAATGCCGCGCACGCCACGGCGGTCGATCCGCACGCGCCGACCGCAGCTGGCGACGGCGCGGTGACCGCCGGCAGCAAGGACAACCTCTGGATCCTGGGCGCCTGCCTGGCAACCGGTGGGGCGGTCTCGTACGGGTTGATCTACCTGCTGCATGGCCGCCGGGCACCAGCGACCGCTTAA
- a CDS encoding histone deacetylase: MTPLLRCYSSDAYVAPLPPGHVFPMEKFAQSSAAVRERGIGNVIDPGRIGDADLLRVHTPAYVQSIRCGRYNEVTQRRLGLPWSQRLSDRSHAATAGTLAAARAALVDGIAANLAGGTHHAFADRGEGFCVFNDVAVAIRALRQDEPLLHAMVIDLDAHQGNGTNAIFASDPFTFTYSVHVAKNYPSEKVPGSLDVGLTRFASADEYFSNLHTTLPAAVERFEPDLVFYNAGVDVHVDDRFGQMRLSTADMAQRDAFAINLCRDWSIPTVVVYGGGYNKSPGMTGELHVQTIAVAAERLRKERGDA, translated from the coding sequence ATGACGCCGCTGCTTCGCTGCTATTCTTCCGACGCGTACGTGGCGCCACTGCCACCGGGGCACGTGTTCCCGATGGAGAAGTTTGCGCAATCGTCCGCGGCAGTGCGCGAGCGGGGGATCGGGAACGTGATCGACCCCGGGCGCATCGGCGATGCCGACTTGCTGCGCGTGCACACGCCGGCGTACGTGCAGTCGATCCGCTGTGGGCGGTACAACGAGGTCACGCAGCGGCGATTGGGACTGCCTTGGTCGCAGCGGTTGAGCGATCGCAGTCACGCTGCCACCGCCGGCACGCTGGCGGCGGCGCGGGCGGCGCTGGTGGATGGAATCGCCGCCAATCTCGCCGGCGGCACGCACCATGCCTTTGCCGATCGTGGCGAGGGGTTCTGCGTGTTCAACGATGTCGCCGTTGCCATTCGCGCGTTGCGCCAGGATGAGCCGTTGCTGCACGCGATGGTGATCGACCTCGACGCGCATCAGGGCAACGGGACCAACGCGATCTTCGCCAGCGACCCCTTCACCTTCACCTACAGCGTCCACGTCGCCAAGAATTACCCGAGCGAAAAGGTGCCCGGCAGCCTCGATGTGGGCCTGACGCGTTTCGCGTCCGCCGACGAGTACTTCAGCAACCTACACACCACGCTGCCGGCGGCCGTCGAGCGGTTCGAGCCCGACCTCGTCTTCTACAACGCCGGTGTGGACGTGCACGTTGACGACCGCTTCGGTCAGATGCGCCTCAGCACCGCCGACATGGCGCAGCGCGATGCGTTTGCGATCAACCTGTGCCGCGATTGGTCGATTCCGACCGTCGTCGTCTACGGCGGGGGATACAACAAGTCGCCCGGCATGACCGGGGAACTGCACGTGCAGACGATCGCGGTGGCGGCGGAGCGGCTGCGGAAAGAGCGGGGCGACGCGTAG
- a CDS encoding M28 family peptidase, producing MEDLLPKLRGHVDMLAELIGERNTSHPIALDATRAYLRRELTAMGHVVVDQPFETSRRTALNLEVHLPGSRPAKGTLIVGAHYDSAHGTPGADDNASAVAILLEIARDLARRKVKRTVRIVFFDCEEPPHFNLGEMGSQFHAAMLRRSGERLMGMVCLESLGYFPAKPQSRGDAIWILRLANRLLGGRFVAIVANTPSAWFGLRFLARFATSGWFRYLPAALPVRWVPDIALSDHRGYWEQGFPALMVTDTAHLRNPNYHQATDRLATLDIDQMARLCRQLQRTIARLCT from the coding sequence ATGGAAGACTTGTTACCCAAGCTCCGCGGGCATGTGGACATGTTAGCGGAACTAATCGGAGAGCGTAACACGTCCCATCCTATTGCGCTGGACGCAACGCGCGCCTACCTGCGCCGCGAACTGACGGCGATGGGGCACGTCGTCGTCGATCAACCGTTCGAAACCAGCCGGCGGACCGCCCTGAACCTCGAGGTTCATCTGCCCGGCAGTCGGCCGGCGAAGGGGACGCTAATCGTCGGCGCCCATTACGACTCGGCCCACGGTACGCCCGGCGCCGACGACAACGCGTCGGCGGTGGCGATCTTGCTCGAAATTGCGCGCGATCTGGCACGGCGGAAGGTGAAGCGCACGGTGCGAATCGTCTTCTTTGACTGCGAGGAGCCGCCGCACTTCAACCTCGGCGAGATGGGCAGCCAGTTTCACGCCGCGATGCTTAGGCGGTCCGGCGAACGCCTGATGGGCATGGTCTGTCTCGAATCGCTCGGCTACTTCCCAGCGAAGCCGCAAAGCCGTGGCGACGCGATTTGGATCCTACGCCTGGCGAACCGGCTGCTCGGCGGGCGGTTCGTGGCGATCGTCGCGAACACGCCGTCGGCTTGGTTCGGCCTGCGGTTTCTCGCCCGGTTCGCCACCAGTGGGTGGTTCCGCTACCTGCCGGCGGCGCTTCCGGTGCGATGGGTTCCGGACATCGCGCTTTCCGATCATCGCGGATACTGGGAGCAGGGCTTTCCGGCGCTAATGGTGACGGACACCGCGCACCTGCGCAACCCGAACTACCACCAGGCCACCGATCGTCTTGCCACGCTGGACATCGATCAGATGGCCCGCCTCTGCCGTCAACTTCAGCGGACGATCGCACGGCTGTGCACGTGA
- a CDS encoding TPM domain-containing protein, whose product MSTRAIRRSDRWSMLPLTLVVAIVLSLASTTSAADPRVRDSGRFFSPATVEAVERQLEDLHRQTGRQVIVETYERPPMAIGSSVDMQNTDARAAVFGEFAADRAKQIGADVYVLVNRTPSHLRVFELNELKQAGLPQAQRERVVQTMLVAFKDKQFDQGLTSGVAMLTGSLAAGPPAGAATPNAANEGGARGPAAAAPSASRDFEPKGSSSGASPEGETGNGSGGLGIFGWILLIGGVFIAFRLIRSLFGNRQQNTPYGQSEPMNPQQGPGGMYGEQGGPYGQQPGGFGGGGGFGRGMMGGVLGGVLGSMIGSRIGHGQTPTQDPNASAGGADADPEINRNSGYSGSGGDFDSGGGGGDFGGGDSGGGDF is encoded by the coding sequence ATGAGTACGCGTGCCATCCGCCGATCCGACCGCTGGTCGATGCTGCCATTGACCCTGGTCGTAGCGATCGTCCTGTCGTTGGCTTCCACCACCAGCGCGGCCGACCCTCGCGTCCGCGATAGTGGACGGTTCTTCTCGCCGGCCACGGTTGAGGCGGTGGAACGGCAACTGGAGGATTTACACCGACAGACTGGCCGTCAGGTGATCGTTGAAACGTACGAACGGCCCCCGATGGCGATCGGTTCGTCCGTCGACATGCAGAACACCGACGCCCGGGCGGCCGTGTTCGGTGAGTTTGCCGCCGATCGCGCAAAGCAAATCGGGGCCGACGTCTATGTGTTGGTGAACCGAACGCCATCGCACTTGCGCGTTTTCGAGTTGAACGAGTTGAAGCAAGCGGGACTGCCCCAGGCCCAGCGCGAGCGCGTAGTGCAGACGATGCTGGTAGCGTTCAAGGACAAACAGTTCGACCAAGGGCTGACCAGCGGCGTCGCGATGCTGACTGGATCATTAGCGGCCGGGCCACCCGCCGGGGCCGCCACCCCCAATGCAGCGAACGAAGGTGGCGCTCGTGGCCCTGCAGCGGCTGCGCCATCGGCTTCGCGCGATTTCGAACCCAAGGGCTCATCGAGCGGCGCCAGCCCGGAGGGCGAGACCGGCAACGGCAGCGGCGGGCTGGGCATCTTCGGCTGGATCTTGTTGATCGGTGGAGTGTTCATCGCGTTCCGCCTGATCCGCTCGCTCTTCGGCAACCGCCAGCAGAACACGCCCTATGGCCAATCAGAGCCGATGAACCCACAGCAAGGCCCCGGTGGCATGTACGGCGAACAAGGTGGCCCCTACGGTCAACAACCGGGTGGGTTCGGGGGCGGTGGTGGCTTCGGACGCGGCATGATGGGCGGCGTGCTCGGTGGTGTGCTCGGCTCGATGATCGGCAGCCGCATCGGGCACGGCCAGACCCCCACGCAAGATCCGAACGCCTCCGCCGGTGGCGCCGACGCTGACCCCGAAATCAACCGCAACTCCGGATACTCCGGCAGTGGTGGCGACTTCGACAGCGGCGGCGGCGGTGGTGACTTCGGTGGTGGCGATTCGGGCGGTGGGGACTTCTAA